The Spirochaetota bacterium genomic sequence CGCCTTTGCAGCACAACCTCATTGCATTTTTGCGGAAAAACGGATATGATCCCGGAGCCATATCGGACATATCCTTTGAAGACATCACTTTGTCGGTATCGGAGCAGGGCGAGAATTTCTGGTTCAGCAATTTAGGCATACGCGGCGATACAATGCAGTTCAACGCCCTCGGAGATTATCTGTATGAAGGCGGCATCAGCAGCACCCCGAACCTGACGATTCGCAATGAAACCTCGTCGACCAGCGTGCCGATTAAGTTAAGCGGGCCCCTCCTGGCTCCCTGCCTCGATGTCTCCGGCAAGAGTAAATCACACAGGGTCTGTTTCTGATCTGGCCAGGGCCCCTTTCCCCGTCAGTTCTTCATGTCGATAAGCTCGTATATCGTGACGGGCTTTTCCTTGCCTTTTACCCGTATGAGATCAAGCTCGCGGGCGATGACGTGGTCCTTGACCTCGTCATAGGTGAATTCGCTTATTATGATGCTGGTGCTGTATATCTTGTTCGTACCCTCAAGGCGTGCCCCCAGGTTGACCATGTCGCCCATGAGCGTGTAGTCCATGCGGGACGTTGAGCCGACGAATCCGACGACCATGGGGCCTGTATTCAGGCCGATGCCGATGTTGATCTTTTCCTTGCCCTGATGCTGCCAGGCCTGGTTCATCTCGTTGAGCTTGACCATCATCTCAAGGGCGGCCCTGCAGGCCCGGAGCGAGTGATCGGCCTGGGGCACGGGTGCGCCCCAGAACGCCATGATCTCGTCGCCCACGTACTTGTCGAGGGTCCCGTCGTATTTAATGACGATATCGGTCATCGCCTGGAGATACTGGTTCAAGTGGTCGACTAGCTGCTCCGGCGTCATCCTTTCAGACATGGTGGTAAACCCGCGAATGTCCGAGAAGAGAACGGTGATGGTCTTGCGCTCCCCGCCGAGCTTGGCCATTTCTGGCGAGTTGATGAGCTCGTCGACGACCTTGGGCGATACGAATTTCGAGAAGGTCTGCTTGATGAATCGCTTTTCCTTCTGCTCAGTAAGAACGCGGAATACGACGATGGCCGTAAAGGAGAGACCTATCTGCAATATGGGCGTTGAAAATGCCGCCATGTAGCTGAACATGTCGAAGATAACGTACGACCCCACCATGTAGGCGATAGCCAGGACAAAGGTAACCACGAATGAGTAGATGATGGAGACGCGCGGCACTATGAAGCCGATGAGCAGCGCTATCACCAGCATGACGAGCAGGTTTTCCATGTCGTTGAACTTGATGAGAAAATTCTGGCTTATGATCGTATTGAGCACATTGGCATGGTGCTCGATCCCGAAGGTGGCGCCGTAGGGGGACTGCTTTTCATCAGTGGCAATCCCGGTGACCGCGTAGGCGGCCACAAGGACGATCTTATTCTTCAGGGAGGTGTTGTTCTCCTTTAGCATGTCCCCTTCGCGGCAGAAATAGCTGTAGGGGTAGTGCTCGAAGCTGCCGAAACCGCCGATGAAGTTGACGTCCATAAAGCCGCGCTTGTCTATGGGAATCTTTATTTCACGCTTGTCATTGGGCTTGGCCATTTTTTCTCGGGGAAGGTTCTTCAATTTTATATAGCTGCCCCACTTGATCTCGATATCTTCCTTGCCGATGCCATAATACTGCATGACGATCAGTAGATCTATGCTCGGGTAATAATAATTCTGCCATTTGAGCAGGAGCGGCATGGTCCTGATGACGTTGTCCGATCCGGGGAAGATGTTGGCGAAGCCGATGCCCTTTGCCGCATTCGCAATAAGGGGCGTGGGAGGCACCGCTTCTTCAACGAGCATGGGAGATTTGTCAGCCGGGTCGACAGGGAACCTGATCCGGTTCAGGATCTTGAGGCGCTCCGCCTGGTCTCCGTAATCCTTGTCTATATATTTTGTTTCAAAGGGGAAATCGAGGAATGCCGTCTGTGCGCTGCGAATCGCGTCGGCGAGCTTGTCTTCTCCCTTTTTGTGATCGAGGAACATTATGTCAACGAGGATGGCAATGGGCTTCCCGGTGCCGATGTACTTCATGAACGTAGCGTGTATCTCCCACGGGAACGGCCACTGGATCCCCTGGTCGGAGAAGTGGCGGATGGTCCTTTCATCGATGCCGATTATTATGATGTCCTTGCGGGCGCGCTTGTTAGGGAGCCTGAGCTCTGCGCCTTTCTGGATGACCTTTGACTTTTCCGCGGGGTCGCGCAGGAAGAAAAGGAAATCGCCGGCACCGAGCTCCATCCGGTCAAGAATGGTCGTGAGCGTAAAAAGCACTGATATGACCGCGAACAGGATAAGGGATATCAGCATTCCAATAAGATGGCTTTTTTGGAGTTTAAATGAAGGCATAGGGACCTCGGCTCAGGGTTTATCGGGATCCAGCAAGGGCGGATCCGGGATTCGTAATGTAAGTATTCTCAATGCGGAAAGACAATAATTTCAAGTTTTTTTATTGTTTTATTATAAAAAATGATCAAGTACAACTTGTGAGATATATATTATGAATTACTTTTCAATTGGATTTTGATGTTAAGATCTAATTATAATAGTAGTGCGTATACGGATAAATACCATATGCTAACGATCTTTTAATCCCGCTAATTATTCTTGACAAAAAGTGACAATTTACGGTTTTTAAATAACCGTGATAAATATTCTTAAAGAGGATTTCATTGAACCTGAAAAGCGAAATTGCCGCGATACTGTCTCAAGCCATTGCTTCCGCAGTCAAAGACGGATTATTTAACGATGAGCTCCCGTCGGTGGAGAGGAAAGTCGAATATCCCCGGGACCAGAAATTCGGCGACTATGCCATACCCTTTGCCCTCGAATCCGCGCGGATGCTCCGTAAATCACCCATGGAAATCGGCCAGAAGATCGCGGGGTATCTTGGCTCTGACCCCAGGATCAGCAAGATAGAGGTGGTAAAACCCGGATTTATCAATCTGTTCATTGCCAGCGGTTTTCTCTTTGAAAACGCAAAGGAAATAATCAGACAGGGTAAGGCCTACGGGAAGGCGGTTAAGGATAAACCGCGCAAGGTTAACATTGAGTTCGTTTCGGCAAACCCGACGGGACCGCTCAATATTGTGTCCGCCCGCGCGGCGGCCGTGGGCGACACAATCGCAAATCTTCTTGAGTTTTCCGGCGATACCGTGAACAGGGAGTTCTATATCAACGATTACGGGAACCAGGTGTATCTGCTCGGAAAATCGGTCCTGGCCCGTCTGAAGGAGCTCCGCGGTGAAAATGTTGAATTCCCCGAGGACGGCTACCATGGGGAGTATATCAGGGAAATCGCCTCCGAAATCCGTAATAACCACGGCGATGAGATCAACGCAATGACCGATGAATCGGAGCTGGCTGAATTCCTGGCGGTAAAGACCATGGAGCACAACGTATCCGGCCAGAAACGTGACCTGGAAAAATTCAACGTCCGGTTCCAGACCTGGTTCAGCGAGCGTACGCTCCATGAAAAGGATGAAGTCATGAAGACCCTTGATACGTTGAAGTCTTCTGATTGCGTCTACTCCTCCGAAGGGAAGGTTTTCTTCAAATCGACTGATTTTAACGATGACAAGGACCGTGTACTCGTCAGGGACGACGGGCGACCAACCTATTTCCTCGCGGACATAACCTATCATCAAGACAAGATACGCAGGGGCTATGACCTCATCATAGACATATGGGGCCCGGACCACCATGGCCACATTACACGCCTGGTGGGAGCAATGAAGGCGCTGGGTTTCAATGAGAATGATTTCAGGATCCTCATAGCCCAGCAGGTCAACCTCCTCATGGAGGGGGAAACCGTCAAGATGTCCAAGCGCCTCGGGCAGTTCTCGACCATGCAGGACCTCATCGATGAGATCGGCGTTGACGTAGCGCGGTACTTTTTCGTCATGCGCTCCCTTGAAAGTCACCTCGATTTCGATCTGACTCTGGCGAAAAAGCACAGCTCCGAGAACCCGGTGTTCTACCTGCAGTACGCCCATGCCCGCATATGCTCCCTCTTCAGGGAAGCCGAGAAGAGGGGCCTCGCCTATGAGCCGGCAAATGCTCGGCCGGAGTATTTCGATAATGAAGAGTCACAGGTATTGATGAAGCTTCTGGCCAAGTTTCCCGAAGAAGCGGCTGACGCCGCCGACAATTTCGAGCCTCACCGCATCACCACGTATCTCATGAGGCTGGCTCAGTCCTTTCACCGTTTTTACACCGAGCACCGTATCCTGACCGATGACGCGTACATGTCCGTTTCGTACCTGCTTCTGTGCGACGCGGTCCGTGTTGTCATGGCAAACGGCCTCGGGCTTCTGGGCGTTTCCGCTCCCGAGCAGATGTAAGGGAGATTCGCTATACTATCGGCGCCGGGCCTGCATGGCGCGGTGCGATTGAATCAGATCCATGGAGACCCGATGAGATGATGAGGGCGTCAATCCTGTCAACCGGCAACGAGCTCCTGTACGGGAAGACCATCGATACCAACGGGGGCTTTATCGGCTCCCGTCTTTTCCCCATGGATATCGCGGTGAAAAGGATCATGGAAACCGGCGATTCCATCGATGATCTGGAACGCTCCATACGATATCTCCTCTTGGATTCGGATATCCTGATAATGACCGGCGGCCTCGGTCCCACCGACGATGACAACACCATTGAGGCGCTGCGGCGGATTTTCGATTTCGAAGTAAACATTGACGATAATGCCCGTCGGCGAATGGAGGCTTTCTTCGAAAAGATCGGCATGGCCATGACCGTAAAGGACCTCAAAATGGCGGAAGTGCCCGCGGGCGCATTGGTGCTCGACAACGAGAAAGGCCTTGCTCCGGGTTTTATAATGTGCAATGATGATAAGCTCGTCATATCGATGCCCGGTGTTCCCCGGGAAGCTGAACATATGATGGTTAAACTTGTCGTTCCGTATTTGAAATCCCGCTACGGCATTGGCGTGAAGAAAACCATATCACTTAAGATCATAGGGGTGAAAGAATCAGATATCAACGAATCGATCAAGACCTCGGGAATCCCCCTCGATGGCATGGAGTGGGGCATGACTGCGGAAGAGGGCATCACAACGCTGACATTCGTAGATAAAGACGGCGGTTTTGATATATTCGCCATACCATCCATGATCCGACAGGTGTTTCCGAACCAGTTACTCGACCGGATGTGGGACAGGCCCGAGGAAGAAGTGATCGATATACTCAGAAAGAAAGACCTGACCATGGCAATTGCAGAATCGTGCACGGGCGGACTCATAGCGAAGCGAATCACCGATATTTCCGGTTCATCGGATGTTTTCACCGGCGGGATCGTTTCATACGCCAATGACGTGAAGGTGCGCCAGCTGGGTGTATTAGAAGAAACGCTATCGACTCACGGGGCGGTATCTTCGGAAACCGCCGCGGAGATGGCCGCCGGCGTCCGCATAGCCCTGAGATCGTCCATCGGTATATCGACGACAGGGATAGCCGGGCCTGGGGGAGGGTCAGAATCAAAACCGGTCGGCACCGTATGGTTCGGCCTGGCCGATGAAAAGGGTGTGAAAACCTTTACCCGCGTAATAAGCGGCGACAGGGAGAGGGTGCGCTCCATGGCGTCACTGATCGCCGTTGAAAATCTCAGATCTTATTTGAAACATTTGGGCGCGTCATGACACGCATATATACCATGAATACAGCACTGTATCGCGTTAAGCGTTTTACCCTGGTACGGAGATTGACGCCGCTTTTTGCCGCTTTTATCCTGCTTGTTGACTCATACTCCCTTGCCGCAATGGATTCCAGGTTGCTCTTTGACCAGGGCATGGAGGCTTTCAAAACAGGGAATTACGGTTCGGCGGAGCTCCTATTCAGGAAAATTGTAGATTCCCCCGGTGATGAATATCTTGACCGGGCATGGTTTTACCTGGCGCGGTCCATCTTCAGCAAGGGAAAATACGATCTGGCGCTTTTTGAGTTCAAGAATTTTTTGAACCGGTGCAAGACCGACGCCCTTTCAGCTGAATCCAGATACTGGATGGGAGAATGCTATTATAATCTCTCCGATAAACCCAATGCCATAGAGGAATTCCGTCGATACATTGCCGTTGCAGGCGATGGGGAGCTGGCCCAGAACGCCCATGACCGTATAGGCATGATGTATCAATCACAGAAAAGATACGATGAAGCGATAATCGAATGGGAAGCCGCGAGGGCAAAGAGCTCGGATCAACAGAGAAATCATGCCAGGCAATACTGGATCGGAGAGGCCCTGTACAGAAGCGGGAAATATGACGAGGCAATAAAGAAATTGTCGCCTCTTTCCGCGGTGTTGACGGATACACGCATAAATGCCATGGCCGACATCGTCCTCGGAAGGATTTACCAGAAAAAAGGGGATCACCAGAAGGCGCTCCAGATGTTCGCTTCGATTCCGGCCGGATTTTTAAAAGAGGAACAGTTCATCGAAGCGCAGTATTTCAAGGCGCGCTCGCACATGAAGCTCGGACAAAAGGCCCAGGCAAAGACGCTTCTTGACGCGTTTCTGGCCGCCGCCGCCAAGGATTCCCGTTGGTATGAAAGCGCACGGTTTGAGCTGGCGGGGATACTGATTCAGGGGCCGGACCATGAAGAAGGGTTAAAGCTGATGGAGGAGGTGCGCGCCGGTTCAACCAAAGATGGATTGAAATCGCGTGCGGCCCTCATGCTGGGACGTTATTACGCCGAGCTGAGCCCCGATAAGGCAATACCGTACCTTGAGGAGTCCCTTAAAAAGGCGAAACAGGCTAAGAGGAAAGAATTGCTGGAGCTGATCGGGAAAACCGCAATGCGGGCACACAATTATACCAGGGCAATTGAATATTTTAATATTTATTTGAAGGAAAATCCCTTCGATGAAAACCGTGATGAAATAAATTTTCTGAAGGCGCGGGCCTATCTTGAAATGGGTGAAATTGACAAAGCCACAATCATTTTCGAAACCAGCAGGAAGGAGAATCCTTTCTCTAAATTCGCCGTTGAATCGAATTATTACATGGCCCTTGTCCGGTACAGGCAGGGGCAAAAATCGAAGGCCGTTGCGATGCTTCTTGAGTATATCAGCAGGAAAAATGGCGAGCAGTCCTATGAAGCCCATGTGGCGCTTATGAGAATATACCTCGGAGACAATGACCTTGAACGGGCCGGGCGGGTTGCCGAAGCCCTTGTGCGAGAATACCTTGGCCGCAAAGATGTGGAATCGGTACTCTATGATTACGCAACGGCTCTCCTGAAGAATGGAAAAGACGCCAGGAGGTTCGTCAATCTTATCCTTAACAGGTTCCCCGGCACTGAATCGGCGGCGGAAATGTATATGGCCCTCGGCAATGAAAATTATGAAAAATCCCGTTTTATTGCCGCGCTGGAAGGCTTCAATAACTATCTGAAATCACCCTATACGAAAAATCGGGGAAACGCCTTCTATAAATTGCTTCACACTCTCTACAGGCTGAAACGATATGACGATGTAATCGCTCTTGTAAAAAAAGGCAATTTCCCTTCATTGTCTGAGCAGCAATGGAAAGAGATCCCTCTCATTCAGGCCAGGTCCTATTATGCCTTGAAAACATTTGAAGACGTATACATGACCTTGGAAGTTAAGAACATGAAGGATTACCCGAAGGATGACATCGTCATGTATATACGGTGCGCATTGAAGGCCGGGGATTACCGGTCGGCCATCGAGGCCAATGAATTTCTGGAAAAGGACAAGACCTACTACTCAGAATCGCTGTACATTATCGCCGATTACATGATGCGCAATGAGAACATGGATGAGGCGGAGCTTTTTTTCTTTAAAATAATCAATGAATGTCCCGGAACCTCCTTTGTCGACCAGGCGAAGCTCGCCCTTGGTGAAATGCTTATTATGCAAAGAAAATATCCTGAGGCCATAAATCGTCTTGCCACGGTTGAGGATTCCGCCGATAAAAATATACAAAAGAGAAAAAATGCGATGTTGATTCGCTGCCACTGTGAAATGGGAATGGCCGACATGGCCGCCACGTTGACTGAATCGAATCTTCAAGACCTTATCGGAAGCGAGTACGGCGAGCAGGTTTTCACGTGCATGGCGAGGCATTATTATAAGAAAAAG encodes the following:
- a CDS encoding adenylate/guanylate cyclase domain-containing protein, which translates into the protein MPSFKLQKSHLIGMLISLILFAVISVLFTLTTILDRMELGAGDFLFFLRDPAEKSKVIQKGAELRLPNKRARKDIIIIGIDERTIRHFSDQGIQWPFPWEIHATFMKYIGTGKPIAILVDIMFLDHKKGEDKLADAIRSAQTAFLDFPFETKYIDKDYGDQAERLKILNRIRFPVDPADKSPMLVEEAVPPTPLIANAAKGIGFANIFPGSDNVIRTMPLLLKWQNYYYPSIDLLIVMQYYGIGKEDIEIKWGSYIKLKNLPREKMAKPNDKREIKIPIDKRGFMDVNFIGGFGSFEHYPYSYFCREGDMLKENNTSLKNKIVLVAAYAVTGIATDEKQSPYGATFGIEHHANVLNTIISQNFLIKFNDMENLLVMLVIALLIGFIVPRVSIIYSFVVTFVLAIAYMVGSYVIFDMFSYMAAFSTPILQIGLSFTAIVVFRVLTEQKEKRFIKQTFSKFVSPKVVDELINSPEMAKLGGERKTITVLFSDIRGFTTMSERMTPEQLVDHLNQYLQAMTDIVIKYDGTLDKYVGDEIMAFWGAPVPQADHSLRACRAALEMMVKLNEMNQAWQHQGKEKINIGIGLNTGPMVVGFVGSTSRMDYTLMGDMVNLGARLEGTNKIYSTSIIISEFTYDEVKDHVIARELDLIRVKGKEKPVTIYELIDMKN
- a CDS encoding tetratricopeptide repeat protein; amino-acid sequence: MNTALYRVKRFTLVRRLTPLFAAFILLVDSYSLAAMDSRLLFDQGMEAFKTGNYGSAELLFRKIVDSPGDEYLDRAWFYLARSIFSKGKYDLALFEFKNFLNRCKTDALSAESRYWMGECYYNLSDKPNAIEEFRRYIAVAGDGELAQNAHDRIGMMYQSQKRYDEAIIEWEAARAKSSDQQRNHARQYWIGEALYRSGKYDEAIKKLSPLSAVLTDTRINAMADIVLGRIYQKKGDHQKALQMFASIPAGFLKEEQFIEAQYFKARSHMKLGQKAQAKTLLDAFLAAAAKDSRWYESARFELAGILIQGPDHEEGLKLMEEVRAGSTKDGLKSRAALMLGRYYAELSPDKAIPYLEESLKKAKQAKRKELLELIGKTAMRAHNYTRAIEYFNIYLKENPFDENRDEINFLKARAYLEMGEIDKATIIFETSRKENPFSKFAVESNYYMALVRYRQGQKSKAVAMLLEYISRKNGEQSYEAHVALMRIYLGDNDLERAGRVAEALVREYLGRKDVESVLYDYATALLKNGKDARRFVNLILNRFPGTESAAEMYMALGNENYEKSRFIAALEGFNNYLKSPYTKNRGNAFYKLLHTLYRLKRYDDVIALVKKGNFPSLSEQQWKEIPLIQARSYYALKTFEDVYMTLEVKNMKDYPKDDIVMYIRCALKAGDYRSAIEANEFLEKDKTYYSESLYIIADYMMRNENMDEAELFFFKIINECPGTSFVDQAKLALGEMLIMQRKYPEAINRLATVEDSADKNIQKRKNAMLIRCHCEMGMADMAATLTESNLQDLIGSEYGEQVFTCMARHYYKKKDLQHFDRYARHMARYPGNESELNYMAGKLNFFAGNYQNAYNHFLPLSRVKSNQGAEALYFIGLYNLMVTRNIAAAMNIFAKLIDMEDAADSVKRKALIQCAIMYREMNDNDKTLECLKKVLSIQHRSMTYIQAINLLDEFGFDGK
- a CDS encoding CinA family nicotinamide mononucleotide deamidase-related protein, translating into MMRASILSTGNELLYGKTIDTNGGFIGSRLFPMDIAVKRIMETGDSIDDLERSIRYLLLDSDILIMTGGLGPTDDDNTIEALRRIFDFEVNIDDNARRRMEAFFEKIGMAMTVKDLKMAEVPAGALVLDNEKGLAPGFIMCNDDKLVISMPGVPREAEHMMVKLVVPYLKSRYGIGVKKTISLKIIGVKESDINESIKTSGIPLDGMEWGMTAEEGITTLTFVDKDGGFDIFAIPSMIRQVFPNQLLDRMWDRPEEEVIDILRKKDLTMAIAESCTGGLIAKRITDISGSSDVFTGGIVSYANDVKVRQLGVLEETLSTHGAVSSETAAEMAAGVRIALRSSIGISTTGIAGPGGGSESKPVGTVWFGLADEKGVKTFTRVISGDRERVRSMASLIAVENLRSYLKHLGAS
- a CDS encoding arginine--tRNA ligase codes for the protein MNLKSEIAAILSQAIASAVKDGLFNDELPSVERKVEYPRDQKFGDYAIPFALESARMLRKSPMEIGQKIAGYLGSDPRISKIEVVKPGFINLFIASGFLFENAKEIIRQGKAYGKAVKDKPRKVNIEFVSANPTGPLNIVSARAAAVGDTIANLLEFSGDTVNREFYINDYGNQVYLLGKSVLARLKELRGENVEFPEDGYHGEYIREIASEIRNNHGDEINAMTDESELAEFLAVKTMEHNVSGQKRDLEKFNVRFQTWFSERTLHEKDEVMKTLDTLKSSDCVYSSEGKVFFKSTDFNDDKDRVLVRDDGRPTYFLADITYHQDKIRRGYDLIIDIWGPDHHGHITRLVGAMKALGFNENDFRILIAQQVNLLMEGETVKMSKRLGQFSTMQDLIDEIGVDVARYFFVMRSLESHLDFDLTLAKKHSSENPVFYLQYAHARICSLFREAEKRGLAYEPANARPEYFDNEESQVLMKLLAKFPEEAADAADNFEPHRITTYLMRLAQSFHRFYTEHRILTDDAYMSVSYLLLCDAVRVVMANGLGLLGVSAPEQM